A stretch of the Streptomyces sp. NBC_00078 genome encodes the following:
- a CDS encoding YdcF family protein: MSQGVPVPKHERRQITDEQFHDATLIWDYHRMRHEQRPCSAAIGLGSHDLGVATTAVNLYRAGLFPVVVFSGGNSPTTRTRFPRGEAVHYREHALSLGVPNEAIRVEPKAANTGQNITFSRELLAEAGIAVESLLLISKPYMERRSYATCRKLWPEVEVVCASEPLELDDYIKSIGDEKLVVDMLVGDLQRVIEYPKLGFAVEQDVPGDVSSAYERLLDAGFDSRVVST, translated from the coding sequence ATGAGTCAGGGAGTGCCAGTGCCCAAGCACGAGCGGCGCCAGATCACCGACGAGCAGTTCCACGACGCGACGCTGATCTGGGACTACCACCGGATGCGCCATGAGCAGCGGCCCTGCTCGGCGGCGATCGGCCTGGGCAGCCACGACCTCGGCGTCGCCACCACGGCCGTCAACCTCTACCGCGCTGGCCTTTTCCCGGTCGTGGTCTTCAGCGGCGGCAACAGCCCCACCACCCGCACCCGCTTCCCGCGCGGCGAGGCGGTCCACTACCGCGAGCATGCGCTGAGTCTGGGTGTGCCGAACGAGGCCATCCGGGTCGAGCCGAAGGCAGCCAACACCGGCCAGAACATCACCTTCTCCCGCGAGCTGCTGGCCGAGGCCGGCATCGCGGTCGAGTCGCTGCTGCTGATCTCCAAGCCGTACATGGAGCGCCGCTCGTATGCGACGTGCCGCAAGTTGTGGCCGGAGGTTGAGGTCGTGTGCGCCTCCGAGCCGCTGGAGTTGGACGACTACATCAAGTCGATCGGCGACGAGAAGCTCGTCGTCGACATGCTCGTCGGCGACCTGCAACGGGTGATCGAGTACCCGAAGCTCGGCTTCGCCGTCGAGCAGGACGTACCGGGCGATGTGAGTAGCGCTTACGAGCGCCTCCTGGACGCCGGCTTCGACAGTCGCGTCGTCAGTACCTGA
- a CDS encoding trans-aconitate 2-methyltransferase, with amino-acid sequence MSSLDIVEAERLEASNLFYRDPALYDSAQADSDSASVCLELIDRHCPAARTLLDFGCGTGRDLELLAQRFDCTGIDLQPGLVDYARRTRPGLDCRVGDMRTVRLGHTADVLVCLGNSLAYVHDNADIQAAFQTFAAHAHPNTLLVLCSPIAPIESPSPQQAGVETRLGSATVAISYEWDLRTQINTMRRHWVFDSGEEYHDSIRRRVLGPRELELYALSAGFKVLEIVNEAGALPVSGPSAYTVARYQG; translated from the coding sequence ATGAGCAGCCTGGACATCGTGGAGGCGGAACGCCTCGAAGCGTCCAACCTCTTCTACCGGGATCCTGCGCTGTACGACAGCGCGCAGGCCGACAGTGACAGCGCCAGTGTCTGCCTGGAGCTCATCGACCGGCACTGCCCGGCAGCCCGCACTTTGCTGGACTTCGGCTGCGGTACCGGCAGGGATCTGGAGCTGCTGGCCCAGCGCTTCGACTGCACCGGCATTGATCTACAGCCCGGCCTGGTCGACTACGCGCGCCGCACGCGCCCCGGACTCGACTGCCGGGTCGGGGACATGCGTACTGTCCGACTCGGTCACACTGCTGACGTCCTGGTGTGCCTGGGGAACTCGCTCGCCTACGTGCACGACAACGCGGACATCCAGGCAGCATTCCAGACATTCGCCGCGCACGCGCATCCGAACACCCTGCTCGTGTTGTGCTCCCCAATAGCCCCGATAGAGTCCCCGAGTCCTCAACAGGCTGGTGTCGAGACCCGCCTCGGGTCTGCCACCGTGGCCATCAGCTACGAGTGGGATCTGCGGACGCAGATCAACACCATGCGCCGGCACTGGGTGTTCGATTCGGGCGAGGAGTACCACGACTCCATCCGGCGACGTGTTCTCGGCCCTCGCGAACTGGAGCTGTACGCGCTCTCCGCCGGATTCAAGGTCCTGGAGATCGTGAACGAAGCAGGTGCACTGCCTGTCTCTGGCCCAAGCGCCTACACCGTAGCTCGCTATCAAGGGTGA
- a CDS encoding asparagine synthase-related protein gives MDFTSVLLRPDEVQVSAGVFGTAPLYLVAVGEDLYGSWDLVDLRIHLRPDRLNPRVVARTLSRQHRYSADTLFEGVYRLTERATAVFTTAGLTILYPEPAQHVLKPRKLRADVDPVDAFDALLNGVMAEWPSTANCVGVELSGGADSGNVSLSAAAAGFGSIHTFGLLMGGRIGWLQQARRRMLADHLGLRDTFVPAIQYPPFVPGGVRERGAPHDPAGAFYQEAFDVLRGHVAARGCEVIFTGGGGDEVNACHSRTNAELPAADPVPWLGDKTIEALAQVDENLAPIPVLPVPTLVAFGLHNPAYLRLGIWPIAPLVHPRVVRFMEQLPHEHKRGKAMFRNRLRRAGLPESVAAPSEPENFLAVMERGLRSYGLPLLDDVLRESLLVDLGYVDPVALARARDHAEKAPVVPDLLCDTLALEVGLRSLA, from the coding sequence GTGGACTTCACGTCAGTCCTTCTCCGCCCCGACGAGGTGCAGGTGTCGGCGGGCGTGTTCGGCACCGCGCCGCTGTACCTCGTAGCAGTCGGAGAAGACCTGTACGGCTCCTGGGACTTGGTGGACCTGCGGATCCACCTGCGACCTGACCGACTCAATCCCCGGGTCGTGGCACGCACCCTGAGCAGACAACACCGCTACAGCGCGGACACCCTCTTCGAAGGGGTGTACCGGCTCACGGAACGCGCTACGGCCGTCTTCACGACCGCCGGACTCACGATCCTCTACCCCGAGCCCGCCCAGCACGTGCTGAAACCTCGAAAGCTGCGCGCGGATGTTGACCCCGTAGACGCTTTCGATGCGCTACTGAACGGGGTCATGGCCGAGTGGCCTTCCACGGCAAACTGCGTCGGCGTGGAACTCTCCGGCGGGGCCGACTCGGGCAACGTGTCTCTCTCAGCCGCCGCAGCAGGCTTCGGCTCCATCCACACATTTGGGCTGCTCATGGGCGGCCGGATCGGCTGGCTCCAACAAGCCAGACGCCGCATGCTGGCGGATCACCTGGGCCTGCGGGACACCTTTGTCCCAGCCATTCAGTACCCGCCCTTCGTGCCTGGTGGGGTACGGGAACGCGGAGCGCCGCACGATCCGGCAGGAGCCTTCTACCAGGAGGCTTTCGACGTCCTGCGCGGACACGTAGCCGCTCGTGGCTGCGAGGTGATCTTCACGGGCGGTGGTGGGGACGAGGTCAATGCCTGCCACTCGCGTACGAACGCCGAACTTCCCGCAGCCGATCCCGTCCCGTGGCTCGGCGACAAGACCATCGAGGCCCTGGCCCAGGTGGACGAGAACCTCGCCCCCATCCCCGTGCTCCCTGTACCCACGCTCGTGGCCTTCGGCCTGCACAACCCCGCCTACCTGCGACTCGGGATCTGGCCGATCGCTCCACTCGTCCACCCCCGAGTCGTCCGCTTCATGGAACAGCTGCCACACGAGCACAAACGGGGCAAGGCGATGTTCCGCAACCGCCTGCGGCGCGCGGGACTGCCCGAGTCCGTCGCGGCCCCCAGCGAACCGGAGAACTTCCTCGCGGTCATGGAGAGGGGCCTGCGAAGTTACGGTCTTCCGCTTCTGGACGACGTGCTTCGCGAGTCACTGCTGGTCGATCTCGGCTACGTTGATCCGGTCGCCCTGGCCCGGGCCCGGGATCACGCCGAGAAAGCCCCCGTGGTGCCTGACCTGCTGTGCGACACACTCGCCCTGGAAGTCGGACTCCGGAGCCTTGCATGA